The DNA segment CCCAAAGATTTCCGACTTTGGCATGGCTAGAATATTTGGGGGTAACCAAAATGAAGCTAATACGGTTCGAGTAGTTGGCACATAGTAAGCACCAACATGTTCATAGATAATGTGTTACATATATGTACATTGCCACCCGACAACCCTTGTTATAGTACCACAACCACTTAGCTCCGTCAACTATGTCTCTTTTGTTATGTTACATTACAGACCTAACGAGAGACCATGGAAGAGAACAACAAACCTATTAAGAGATGACATGTGGCCAAATCACACATGCTCATTGACTCCCGTTTCCGAATTTCATCCTTACCATCCTCTTCCCTAAAATCACATGCTCATTGACTCCTGTTTCCGAATTTCATCCTTACCATCCTCTTCCCTAAAATTTTCCTTCCACTACACATACAATACAATTTTTCATGAGAAATGTATCATGAAAGTTCCTGTATTATGAATTAGATCGCATTTTGTctcatttactaaaaaaatgagcaaattagtccatgTATTTTAAATCTAAGAGCAAATTAGTCTTTTAGGTTAaatttttcatccatttctactattaaaaactatcATAGTTGATGGAATGATTAGATAGTTACACTTGGTGTGCCATGTGTACCTCATATTAATGTACAACAATAATTTTTAAtcgtagaaatggatgaaaattttaacagaatgacCAATTCACTCTTTAATCTAACTTACATGGATTAATTTGCTCAATTTTTAGTAGAGggagcaaaatgcaatccaactcctaGTACAAAGacttccatggtacttttaccagtTTTTGCCTAAATAGGGTGAATCGACCTCAGCTTCCTTCACACCACCTTTTGCATCAACATAAAAAACTCAAGTTTCAAGCAATTTCACTGATAGGTATAATGTTTTTTTTCTCGAATTGCAGTGGATATATGTCACCTGAATATGCAATGGAAGGCttgttttcaataaaatcagatgTTTATAGCTTTGGGGTATTATTGTTGGAAATCGTTAGTGGACGAAGAAATACAAGCTTTCGCTCATCCGAATACACAAGTCTTATAGCATATGTAAGTAGCGAAAACAAGAAGAAAGTTAATTTTGTTTAGTTTTATGGAATTTGATTGaattgttttgtttctttcaagGCATGGCAACTTTGGAACGACGATAAAGCAATGTACATCATTGATCCTTCAATTCGGGAATCGTGTTGTCCAAAGGAAGCATTGAAATGCATACATATAGGGATGTTGTGTGTGCAAGACTCGGCAATGTATCGGCCGACGATGGCAACCGTGGTGTTGATGCTTGAGAGCGAAGCTCCTACACTTCCTAAGGTAAGGCAACCCACTTATAGTTCATCTAGAAGATCCATTGATGACCAACCTATTCCTAACGGTCAAGAAATTGTATCTTCAAATGATGTCACAATTTCAATGATAGCCGGAAGATAAATTTGCTTGCTTTCCACCTTTTACGAGTATGAAGATACGAGCTtccaattattaaaattatatatagtaGAATTGTTGTAGTCAAACTTGTATAGACTTTCTAGATACTTTAACTCAATCAAAACTCATCTTTTGGGTCGTTATTTATCGTGGTCCAAAATTTTCCTTGAGAAACATTAGGATGAcccaaaattcaaatatttcgatgaaaatattttaataacggatcattaatttcttaaaatgttttattataattttagccaatttaaatgattcaatcgataaaataaatttgatttaagataaaaataatttatcgaatttaaattagaaaaaaacaaATTCAATTAAGGTGGTTTGTGTCTATTATTATCAATGGTCAtgacccccccccccaaaaaaaacatTTGGACAAGTGTGTGCTCTGCCTTCCCCCACGCTATAAATTAATTGGTATTTCGAGACAGGAGACTAAGAGTATGTAAGACTTGAAGTTTGGAGTTAGAGTCGAGCGAGCTCATTTTAATTCTGCCTCTCTCCCGTACTTAAACTCTTCCTCTCCTCTTACCTTCAGCTTTAGTTACTCTACTAGACAACTCTTCATTCTACCTTTAAAAATGGTTAATAagaactcaaaaattaaaatgaggggtgaatttagaaattttttttaaagggatagaattgaattatatttttttgagtggtttaaaatataattgtcagttattaaaatttttaaagttagaggCCAAATTACAATTCTaccttatattaaattataatttcaatatttatgaaGTTGACTGAtttgtcaattttttatttttaggaggTCGTGTTATTGTCTGGTTGTTCCATCAACCACATTgggatttaacaaaaaaattgatttactctttaatctaacatatgAGGAATTTTAAcgtagaaaattaaataaaagaatatataaatccACGTGTCATCCTAATATGCTTTGGCTCACAAATTTGGACTTTGAGAAGAGTTGACTTTACACGGGTACCACTAATTGAAAGGACCCCGAAATAGTAATTTCAGGCCAATAACGGAGGCTCGTGGGAGCCGTTGTTCGGTCACCACGGCAATTTTCTTTTGGTTGTGTCCTTTTCAATGCTAATCAATTTATTGTCTTCCGTTCCCGTTCCGTTCCGTTCCATCCGTTTCGTTACGTATTGGCAAACGCGTTTCCGAATTTACCCCTCTCAATGCGTTAATGCTGGAAATAAGgctttaatggtcattaatgaaAAAGTTGAGAGAATGATGACTTTTTAAAGCCCCTCAAAAATCTAGAGTTCCTTTCCCCTTATATTTCGCCAATAAACCCTCAATCTAATTGGTGCCAACTCAGCAAATATTAAATCCGATCATTTTTATGGATCGGATTTTAATTCGGTTgacattattgttgttgttgtaatAATTTGAAGGATATTGATTCGAataggtaaaagtattatggaggctTTTGTATTAGGgttaaattacaattttcccACTCTACtcaaaaaattcacaaattagtccttgtatgttatatcaaagagtaaattagtctatttgttaaaaatttcatcaatttttactattaaaaattggtcacTGTACATCAATCTAATGTGCACGTGGCATGTAGCATGTAACTATTTATTTATTACGTCAGTTATGCCATTTTTAACAGTAAActtagatgaaatttttaacagaaatgactaATTTACTGCTTAATCTAACGTACATGGaataatttgcccatttttttgaGTAAAAGAGGCAAAATATAATTTACTCTTAGTACAGGAACTTCCATGATACTTACACTTAAGCACATAATATCTTTCGTTTTATGTCTTAGGATATTATGGGTCGTTTagacattttatataaaaagaatctgaatttttttttatgcatatcgaatttatatttttttatgtattataatcatattaaaataaaagggtaaagttagaaattttttcttggggtcaaaattaaattataaatttttacaaaagttaaaatgcaatttttatcatttgtttttaaggattaaattataattttatcatttttgaaagACTAAAGTGtgatttcataattttacaacttttaaagggtttaaagagtaattttcccattttagGAAAAAAGCTATTcaatatataaagtaaaaattgGAAACACATAAGTATTCTTataatattaattgataatttataaaaagatattttaaaataaattattgatgtcattaaaatagaatatttaaaaatttaattttccaaaagaaaagaatattaaaagttttaagtgaaaattatGAAACAAAAAGCAAACACAAAGTATCATAAATGCATTCTTATTAAACATGGAAATTAGTTTCTCAACAACATCTTTGTttggaatgaaattaaattatcCAAGTAAGccgaatttaaaaattaattatatatactaaaaattctATCACAGGCGTATGTATGTGGAAAATACGGATTTAGAATATAAATATGTTCATAATGTTTAAGTTCTTCTTGACACTGTTTTTCGTAACAATGAGTTAAATCAGACAATTTCCCTAATTTGAtcgaatattattttttaaatttattttgataaaataacattaaaatattatatgataaaatcCAAAGCCTTCGctctaatttataaatatttttttagtaaataaaaaatcaataaatttatctaatattttaaaaaatatttttatatagaatttttaagtttgcattcattattttaaatataaaatatttatttttatattataaaattaaaattaattataaattaaataaaaatatttatttttttatttttttaataatttaatgccACATAGTAGATTTTTGTTTGGATGGCGTTGTAGTCATTTCATGAGCTATAACTACCTTTTATATATATCAATAAAACTTCTTTAATGAAATTGTCCTTAATACCCTTTTATTATCTCAGAGTCCTTAATCCGAAAATTCAAGCTAATAGGAGGGGCATTGTAGACATTTCATAACCAATAACTACCCTTCACAAGCTAAGTCCTTTGGGTgtctgtttttttatttaatttttgtctgtgtgaattgaaatgaaaaaaaaagtcatAATCTCTCATCACAGTTTCCAAAAACCTCATAAAAACCCTTCTTTAAAAGCTCTTTGAGAGATTAGAACAAGGGCTGAGTCATTTTGTCCGAGTTGGTAACGCGATGTCGACTCAGCTTCCGGACGATTTCAAATGCCCAATATCTCTCGAAATAATGTCTGACCCCGTTATTCTCTCATCGGGTCATACTTTCGACCGGGTTTCAATCCAACGGTGGTTAGATTCCGGTCACCGTACTTGTCCGATTACCAAGCTTCCCTTACCTGAACACCCATGTCTTATCCCTAACCATGCTCTTCGTTCCTTGATTTCCAATTATACCCTCGTCTCCCCTTCGAAATCACAACCTTGTTCTCAGCCACAAACCCTTGTTTCCGCTTTGACGTCCCCTTCGTCTCCTATTGGAACCAAGCTTGACTCGCTCACTCATCTTGCCGGACTCACTAAGCGTGACTCGTCGCTTCGCCGCAAACTCACTGAGTCTGGGGCTGTACCCGCTGTTCTTAAGTTTGTTGACTCGGAGGATCCGGTTTTACAAGAAAAGGCACTTTCTTTGCTCCTTAATCTCAGTCTAGATGATGATAACAAAGTGGGTTTAGTTGCAGAAGGTGCGGTAAACCGGGTCGTTAAAATATTACGTATTGGGTCACCCGATTGTAGAGCCATAGCTGCAACGATTATAACTAGTTTAGCTGTCGTTGAAGTGAATAAAGCGACGATCGGAGCATACCCAGATGCGATTCCGGCGTTGGTTCGGCTTTTAATTGCAGGTAAaggaagggaaaagaaagaggCAGCAACAGCTTTATATGCAATTTGTTCATTTACTGATAATAGAAGAAGAGCTATTGATTGTGGTGCTGTGcctatattgataaatttattggATTTAGGGTTGGAAAGGGCTATTGAAGTGTTGGGATTATTGGTTAAATGCaaagaaggaagagaagaaatgaTGAAAGTTAATGGGTGTGTTAAGGTTTTGGTTAAGGTTTTAAAGAATGGGAGTTCAAGAGGGGTTCAATATGGGTTATTTACTTTGAATTGTTTGTGTAATTATAGTGAAAGTTTTTGTTTTGAAGCAAGAAAACAAGGGGTTTTAGGGATTTGTTTGGGGTTAGtggaagaagaaaatgagaagaTTAAACGATATCTTTCGAATTTGGTTCAAACTTTGAGTGGAAACCATGCTATTGGATGAATCAATGCATCAATggtggaaatggaaatggagGTGAGTTGTTTTTGTTTAGGTTTCTTGTACAAAAAGGTGgaaaaaagattagatttttgtatctttgtatatttgaataaaagtgGAACATGATGGAATAGGGAAGGATTGTTGTTCTTCCTTGGTTTTTGGATGTTGTAGtgaaaaacaaagaatcaaaattTAGTTGACTTGAATCATAGTTTTGTGCTTAAAAGCATGTTTATTATAGTTTTTGATCTCTTGTCTATTTGGAAACTTTTGTTCTTTTATGGACTTAGGGATTGAATAATTAGATTCATTTCGGTTACAATTGTGATTGTTTTTCCGTTTCGTTCGATCGATCGATTTGCGTAGAACTTTTGTCTTATTTAGTTCCTTTTGTGTTTATTATGAGTATGATGTAGTGGAATGCAGTATTTCCCACTTGCTTTCTTTATAAATACACTGCTAATATCACCCCCGGATTTTTTCCTGATGTTGTAAATGTCCTAAAGCATTGAATTTTGGTGATGTTGCATATCTGTTTCATTCATTTGCAGATGCTGTAATTGCTTACTTGAATACGGTTTGTATGCTTTCAGTGTTGACAAATGAATATGCTGGCATAACTGGTTGATTGTTTCTTGTTTTTGTGTTGAATTCAACATTTGGACTGGTACTTTGTCTTGAACGATACCAAAGTTGTACCTCGAGGCTTTCTTCTTGGTGTATGAAGAAAAAAAGGCCGATGTTTATATTCTTCTTTCAGTATAAAATAGAAtagatttgatgtgcttatgttGAGTGAATGACCGATTGTTGTTAACCTTGTATATGATGATTTTTCGATGGATCATGCACTCTTTAGCTTGGCTAGGCACGTCAAGGTTGAAAACTTCGGAAAAAGGTATGTCCTGTTGAAGTTTTATCTCTGGTTACTAGAGATTCTCTTAATATGGCTTATTACATGGTTGAATGACATTTTGTTGGCTAAAGCTTCATATAAATTGCTGCTTATGTAGATACAGAAACTTGAAAAATCATCGAGTGCTTTTGAAAACCTTGAATCGAGCAAGATTTCGCCCTTTTAATCTTTTGGTTTGGAGTAGTGTAGGTGGCTTACATTTGCAGTAGTGTAGGTGGTTTCTTTGCAATGATTGATTGTTATATAGACCAGCAGTGCATCAATAGTAAAAGTTCATCCTTGTTTTATAAGGGGCCTATGTCTAAGTCTTTTTTTTGTGCAAAGGTCGTAGTCCAATGATTTAGTTTCAAGTTTAGGGTTCGGGTCTAGTTTTAGGTTTAAGTTGGCAAGTTCATAGTTGTTTATAAGGGCCTAGCTCTAAGTTAGTAAAAGTACCGTAGAAGCCCTTGAATTAAGAGttagagttagattgcattttaatttctctatttctgttaaaaatttcatctatttctacggTTAAAAATTGATTCTTATACGTAAGCATGAGATATATGTAACATGTCAATTATTACTTTCTAGTTAGTTAAAAgttaaatagatgaaattttcagcaaataaaatttaatttagagtGCAAAATGCAATCTAAATTTCGGTTTGAACGAGGGAAGTGCTCAGCAGCCAAGAGAAAGATGAAGTATTTGTGAAGCAAAAAAAAAGCTTAATGTGACAGACACAAATTTTCATATCCACACGTCATGGATGTTTTTAAAGACATTGTTTGGTCTGGTCGgagaatataatattattatatgtgttgGCAGAGTTATGTTGAAGCTAACCATAGCATGCGTGTCAAAGGTAAAAACTAAAAAGTAAATTTGATGTATTAAAGAAGGCCATCACATCACATCGTTAGTGAAATGTCTACTGCAAGGATCAAAGTTTATGATTTTTTAACTTTTctgataatattttttaatgcttTGAATTTATATTGAAAAGAAAGTGTGTATTTTGAGCTTCAACAACCcctgtttttctttctttcctttaatttcttcatttgcTGTTTATTTGATTGTGACACAATCCCAACAAGCAAAccaatatgtaaataaataattaaaagaaggaacAGATAAAAAAGGTGATGAAATTCCAAAGAGCTTTCCAATGAGATGGGAGATACCATCTTTCCTCGTTGCTGCCTCCTTTAAAGGCAGGACCTCAGAGATTGATTCGGTTCATTAGAGATTGATTCGGTTCATTAGCTTAACTGATTTAACAGTAACCGATGGTTGAAGTATTCTAACTCTTAATATAAGGATTTTCatggtaaattttatttttccgcaATTACAATAAACCCTGATGTCAACCGAAACTAGACAAGAGATCCATTTATAAATCATGATGTTCAATCTTTTATTGCAAATGGTATGAAATGAAGAGCATTTTCCACCTAAGAatcaatgataaaaaaattaatataca comes from the Gossypium hirsutum isolate 1008001.06 chromosome A06, Gossypium_hirsutum_v2.1, whole genome shotgun sequence genome and includes:
- the LOC107960194 gene encoding U-box domain-containing protein 8, which codes for MSTQLPDDFKCPISLEIMSDPVILSSGHTFDRVSIQRWLDSGHRTCPITKLPLPEHPCLIPNHALRSLISNYTLVSPSKSQPCSQPQTLVSALTSPSSPIGTKLDSLTHLAGLTKRDSSLRRKLTESGAVPAVLKFVDSEDPVLQEKALSLLLNLSLDDDNKVGLVAEGAVNRVVKILRIGSPDCRAIAATIITSLAVVEVNKATIGAYPDAIPALVRLLIAGKGREKKEAATALYAICSFTDNRRRAIDCGAVPILINLLDLGLERAIEVLGLLVKCKEGREEMMKVNGCVKVLVKVLKNGSSRGVQYGLFTLNCLCNYSESFCFEARKQGVLGICLGLVEEENEKIKRYLSNLVQTLSGNHAIG